Proteins from one Malania oleifera isolate guangnan ecotype guangnan chromosome 4, ASM2987363v1, whole genome shotgun sequence genomic window:
- the LOC131153973 gene encoding xyloglucan endotransglucosylase/hydrolase protein 2-like has protein sequence MKEEKELGGGLGLAGNRGKAAQQEGPRLGARFTSKNMYGSGFFSLKLKIVKTDNGIVMAIYLISGIKSDTDPGNHDELDFEFLGGWNPYILQTNVFLDDVGGREQRIPLWFFVDGIPVRLIKRSGGLRYPSKPMYVKGSVWQGNWALPKGTTTDWRKAPFKVQYQLFDIAGCTVPANGNINSCQAKSKRNWWNQDGFGQLTPRQQLLYNNVTKHLCYNYCVDPQRYNGRVPPECRGQFNPTIAKLWCWN, from the exons ATGAAGGAAGAGAAGGAGTTGGGAGGAGGACTTGGGCTAGCAGGGAACAGAGGGAAGGCTGCGCAGCAAGAGGGGCCAagattag gGGCTAGGTTCACATCAAAAAACATGTATGGTTCCGGATTCTTTAGTCTGAAGTTAAAGATTGTGAAGACGGATAATGGAATTGTCATGGCTATCTAT TTAATTTCGGGTATTAAGAGCGATACGGATCCAGGGAATCATGATGAACTTGATTTTGAGTTCTTGGGTGGTTGGAATCCTTACATTTTGCAAACTAATGTGTTCCTTGACGACGTCGGAGGAAGAGAGCAAAGGATTCCGCTATG gttTTTTGTGGATGGGATTCCAGTCAGACTGATTAAGAGAAGTGGTGGATTGAGGTACCCTTCAAAACCAATGTATGTGAAAGGAAGCGTATGGCAAGGAAATTGGGCATTGCCTAAAGGTACGACGACGGATTGGAGAAAAGCACCCTTCAAAGTCCAATACCAATTATTTGACATTGCTGGTTGCACAGTCCCCGCAAATGGAAACATCAACTCTTGCCAGGCTAAGTCTAAAAGGAATTGGTGGAATCAGGATGGGTTTGGGCAGCTAACTCCTCGTCAACAACTACTTTATAACAATGTGACGAAACATCTGTGTTATAATTATTGCGTAGACCCGCAAAGGTACAACGGACGTGTTCCACCGGAATGCCGCGGCCAATTCAACCCAACTATTGCAAAGCTGTGGTGTTGGAATTAA
- the LOC131153974 gene encoding xyloglucan endotransglucosylase/hydrolase protein 3-like, with protein sequence MPDFEKFDGITCPRTHIRMYCQSMTAYADNEKLMMHCFRSNLTGTAARWFFVDGTPVRVIKRSGGLRYPSKPMYVKGSIWQGLWALPKGTTTDWRKAPFAVQYQSFDIAGCVVPPNGNINSCQAKSKGNWWNQDGFGQLSPTQQKLYNNVMKNLCYNYCVDLPRYKGNAPPECRGQFNPTIAKPWCWV encoded by the exons ATGCCTGACTTTGAGAAGTTTGATGGGATCACGTGCCCTCGGACCCACATCCGCATGTATTGCCAGTCAATGACCGCTTATGCTGACAATGAgaagttgatgatgcattgcttccgGAGCAATCTCACGGGGACAGCGGCTAGATG gttTTTTGTGGATGGGACTCCAGTCAGAGTGATTAAGAGAAGTGGTGGATTGAGGTACCCTTCAAAACCAATGTATGTGAAAGGAAGCATATGGCAAGGACTTTGGGCATTGCCTAAAGGTACGACGACGGATTGGAGAAAAGCACCCTTCGCAGTCCAATACCAATCATTTGACATTGCTGGTTGCGTAGTCCCCCCAAATGGAAACATCAACTCTTGCCAGGCTAAGTCTAAAGGGAATTGGTGGAATCAGGATGGGTTTGGGCAGCTAAGTCCTACTCAACAAAAACTTTATAACAATGTGATGAAGAATCTGTGTTATAATTATTGTGTAGACCTGCCAAGATACAAGGGAAATGCTCCACCGGAATGCCGCGGCCAATTCAACCCAACTATTGCAAAGCCGTGGTGTTGGGTTTAG